A single genomic interval of Anopheles marshallii chromosome 2, idAnoMarsDA_429_01, whole genome shotgun sequence harbors:
- the LOC128719681 gene encoding carbonic anhydrase 7 has product MPLLDTSVSVSALVLVLLLIGGPTSTSVEAHRFGYSKPDQRRWSKAHQSCAGTHQSPIAISSHRAVPLYMPAIELVGYNNLLPGPMTIHNNGHSVSLTIPKTDPAVGKHPYIFGGKMQNEYELEGLHFHWGDKNNRGAEHVLNDIRYPLEMHIIHRNKKYKTVAEALGYSDGLTVLGFFYQVTEHDAPGINTLVRSFGHIVDYDNTIQLNHTFTLQSLIDGIDMTRFYTYKGSLTTPPCSEAVTWVVYPDLLELSVNQMKRFRTLDTGIHGSPMVDNYRALQPIGNRRVFVRKVNSRYTGLEVFEGVHHSKWDWVH; this is encoded by the exons ATGCCGCTGTTAGACACGAGTGTTTCAGTTTCCGCGTTGGTCTTGGTGCTATTGCTGATCGGTG GTCCCACCAGCACCAGCGTCGAAGCGCATCGGTTCGGTTACTCGAAACCGGACCAAAGACGCTGGTCCAAGGCACACCAGAGCTGCGCCGGTACCCATCAGTCGCCGATCGCGATCAGTAGTCACCGGGCGGTTCCGCTGTACATGCCGGCGATCGAACTCGTCGGTTACAACAATTTGCTCCCGGGACCGATGACTATACACAACAATGGCCATTCCG TGTCCCTCACGATTCCGAAAACGGACCCAGCCGTCGGCAAGCATCCGTACATCTTTGGCGGCAAGATGCAGAACGAGTACGAGCTGGAAGGCTTACACTTTCACTGGGGCGACAAAAACAACCGCGGTGCGGAGCACGTACTCAACGATATCAG GTATCCGCTCGAGATGCACATCATTCATCGCaacaaaaagtacaaaacCGTCGCCGAAGCGCTCGGCTATAGCGATGGTCTTACGGTGTTGGGCTTTTTCTACCAGGTCACCGAACACGATGCGCCCGGTATCAACACACTGGTACGGTCGTTTGGTCACATCGTCGACTACGACAATACGATCCAGCTGAACCACACGTTCACGCTCCAGTCGCTCATCGACGGGATCGATATGACCCGGTTCTACACGTACAAGGGTTCGCTCACGACACCGCCTTGCTCAGAGGCCGTCACGTGGGTCGTCTATCCCGATCTTCTCGAGCTCTCGGTCAACCAGATGAAACGGTTTCGAACG CTGGACACCGGCATCCACGGATCGCCAATGGTCGACAACTATCGAGCATTGCAACCGATCGGCAATCGGCGTGTGTTCGTGCGCAAGGTCAACTCGCGCTACACTGGACTGGAGGTGTTCGAAGGCGTGCACCACAGCAAATGGGACTGGGTGCACTAA
- the LOC128717893 gene encoding uncharacterized protein LOC128717893 yields the protein MVAIRGSNSGRSLLLPLEDEVKIEETDETLDDLNDILNLEEFDDILFDLIDGDINGLPPEPCPLVVCPRVGNVSHWPSPPVVPSQLPLKPESSTTANKQPMRITPLSIAVAPPTELPEWLVKAETFDDPTHQLCLIEVQDCNANNLELLYLHVDKTVDGSQNAASMQENESTVDVVSNPEHENTNPKVPPCVLPPQNEEPIAMKSSEENTLNTAKDGGFTLVDEIIRNHLHKLSTIIVPVLESSVPSCSNAAVKSRRKQTLISYRNIAEEMVVHPEGTVHTELPVQASTGNTIKQIDDGGVAAECSASFTVATASTSSPGTDIQQNVGTSPEEL from the exons ATGGTTGCTATTAGAGGCAGCAATAGTGGACGCAG CTTGCTACTACCGCTGGAAGACGAAGTTAAAATTGAAGAGAC CGACGAAACATTAGATGATCTGAATGATATCCTCAATTTGGAGGAGTTCGACGACatattgtttgatttaatcGACGGTGACATTAACGGCCTTCCACCCGAACCGTGTCCGTTGGTAGTTTGTCCCAGGGTTGGAAATGTCTCCCATTGGCCTTCTCCGCCGGTAGTACCATCACAGTTACCATTAAAGCCAGAATCAAGCACTACGGCTAACAAGCAACCGATGCGTATTACACCGCTGAGTATTGCAGTAGCACCGCCAACTGAGTTGCCCGAATGGTTAGTGAAAGCGGAAACATTCGACGATCCAACACATCAGCTTTGCCTTATCGAAGTGCAAGATTGCAATGCAAATAATCTAGAGCTGCTGTACCTGCACGTGGATAAGACGGTAGACGGTTCCCAGAACGCAGCGAGTATGCAGGAAAACGAATCGACTGTCGATGTGGTAAGCAATCCCGAGCATGAAAACACTAATCCGAAGGTACCGCCGTGTGTTCTGCCACCCCAAAACGAGGAGCCAATAGCCATGAAGTCTAGCGAGGAGAACACGCTAAACACTGCCAAGGATGGTGGTTTTACGCTAGTAGACGAAATAATTCGAAACCATTTGCACAAATTATCCACAATTATTGTTCCGGTGCTGGAAAGCTCGGTTCCGTCGTGTTCAAACGCAGCGGTAAAATCTCGTCGAAAGCAAACGTTAATTTCATATAGAAATATTGCCGAGGAAATGGTAGTTCATCCTGAGGGAACAGTGCACACAGAGCTGCCAGTCCAGGCATCTACTGGGAATACCATAAAACAGATAGATGATGGTGGCGTGGCTGCAGAATGCTCAGCATCCTTCACCGTGGCAACCGCAAGCACGTCTAGTCCTGGAACTGACATTCAACAAAACGTTGGCACAAGCCCTGAAGAACTATGA
- the LOC128707901 gene encoding uncharacterized protein LOC128707901 yields the protein MKCFSLKVLSFAFSIELMFIGYGVGEKLKADPIEDTSHNHDLSRGGMRGPATFPSIDTDTAEPRVTEESLTAYELQRQQLLEHPDRFREEDLKPLRETHINVLHEAIDAKLIDQSFIRTLGAVSEPPKVHDATRDTLSIRSIVEDVNFTHGDRVLRWKTMSATNVDRHVVVGLTAASLVVLLEREGQYVLSQELMLESVPMAFEVLNFWDTERASAVGCVLISMGNFLVWYTMREQAEYQLEEEWRWPLHKTITQIKFFRQKEVDALLLIGRHPNRYESVSATVYEFSFNERQFWLMQKLGLKHPCPSVGLVSAGEEYLVAFPQNTTVEMYTFRVGDQNRRKFKPVGNYTSEALRSVYAFQIGRYSYIAISGKTPAVLRYKRGKFHEQKIPTESLEIVEAFFEIPARTYRDDMILLVQHRMIFATHEIQRLEALVWNGVSFDLATNIPCLVENEVIDNEVSCMLDVDRTDGLFGAAIVQRGKSISIIVPRHEAHSSLYHLSIELLSGEHPILMKIQEIKETMDAFTKIIDYQNAVIEQAESYKALMESDPVVLKRQNLSTLDTPLVRFAEGYDLSATKITIGQNSWRAADFEADLGATVKTVQDVELSVDAMLSELQYSVRRDTRSQDLHINGTVQVTGKLYVDGALHADDMYIQRFEHPRADHFARFGRDVDDKTSAAKELHVKELSVEQLFFDQINGIPAEELVYNVDGKVNLDGELVIGGDLYTNSVNLPEGGTVNGIDLSESLIYFNCKNRRWKNLTLDSLEVIDDVHVANKVNGVQINLQEAESSLRKAIDEDGRVLRTKSLHIEGDLSFERINGVPWQTFFNGLVFKNRPMRLGHLYVEGNVTLASQTTVQFLNKLRFPEDYVLRTGPRETIITGQKHFTGLLTMDALDIDGFVNGINPFDFITLHDDQYIPGKVTFDLLEIEESLDVRGAVHGKHMDKFLDNPSMLQTTILKAACEFNEVVVHGPIYVDQLDGYDLDEFLQSVVYVDEPYVEINASKHYRNLQFYDPIRIESNMIGEIHLDELLTKSTDQTVNISMVMGNVFFNRVQLDGLFGGINVTEWDTNSIKVFGDQHTQATIEFCPQYSLLYAKNLEILGTLNGQTRAEFYDMDEEIVFHDQSLYIRDVYASYLSLTTGSLIDGPSKMLNNVHLPTFDAYRFSLSQPQTFNYDVLVDTLYVSKSFATRYLNEVDIVHLQENVETYLNDDYMLSGKHVIDTLHIDGSVEIGILNGVDFAQFLSNVIWLDQTNAVPSTLHFLQPLQIQGDVFVGGTLNEIPLTAFLDNVVYKNDGAVVEFTGSKLFTQGFDVVGDLNAPIINNVPVKDCILKNESIAFPGHIVTLGRVYVKEMIVTGTINGKSFKPIETYYAYNNVTDTHIIKGDLHLQGHQMVHNLEALGGWNELMNVSQKLVSLVRTNQDYYFKGHYVLQEEVHFKHGFTVDSINGYNMTNVHNEIVYYDQEEPIVFTEPVEFSGKVWGGSLRVQGDLIGKNLMGIDPDELAKQTLLVNKDYEIVDKMVFLPGAFKCDHLMATHINGLPTSALITLHTEQTIEHPVFVKQIVVHHPLLVEGLVNGRDLRFERQNTVMRYGEQTIEASSVFNTIRVLNNVVLPNVLNGVPFGEPVQLTDDMTISSPLSFYQIAANDVYTRDTIGGIDFDQWYDQTLWTDGREHQMYRGKLRSRKFVFRDSIHGNGTINGLTIDAIVRKLHSEKQIVEGELAKRRANYRTSCRETQALINGTQRGLYFFNYFVQRQTIREQRPIQSFWTFQHQGIYFLGINYGCGSKFYQWNPQDRTFVGLFKVHTGYIFEWHTVARDEESLYLITRSAPTDEHCNVTGLSIWQFKGLSLEMVKNFPNKDVDSMFVDPATFERFYILDRTTVLEYDLTGNVQDEWDLSRIFESASFVPYTLGVGLALSDGKRIAILSRKESTAASRQKRSNNDPHVNLALFASPINMYNHMQRNNSYYRTDDTPDEYSPDVALLTQPDPLNEIGAMQESNDTVIKIRELATDLVEPQHLPEPRIAKAVPLGRISTTENYHFPDPATGELVSLHVGFKGEARRLLIAVTNTVNTIVKGKHDTIRIYSDILQGHLFQIISCYRPSQLTVLEVRDETILAFLENHRKVQLYTYRGRKGFVQWNSFNLASSGIQMASVQLPQAPFFKCNLHYLAIALSSKELMFLKAKTQGDCGINLQLDCGDV from the exons ATGAAGTGTTTCTCGTTAAAAGTGCTTTCCTTTGCGTTCTCTATCGAATTAATG TTTATAGGCTATGGTGTTGGAGAAAAACTAAAGGCCGATCCGATCGAAGACACCTCACACAATCATGACCTTTCCCGGGGCGGTATGCGTGGTCCTGCAACGTTCCCATCGATTGATACCGACACGGCCGAGCCTAGAGTTACGGAGGAATCACTCACAGCCTACGAGCTGCAGCGACAGCAATTACTAGAACATCCCGATCGCTTCAGGGAAGAGGATCTGAAACCGCTGCGCGAAACACACATCAACGTTCTGCACGAAGCGATCGATGCGAAACTGATCGATCAGAGTTTCATCCGCACGTTGGGAGCCGTTTCGGAACCACCCAAGGTACACGACGCCACCCGGGATACACTTTCGATACGGTCCATCGTCGAAGATGTGAACTTTACGCACGGTGATCGGGTTCTGCGCTGGAAAACCATGAGCGCGACCAATGTCGATCGGCACGTTGTCGTGGGTTTAACAGCGGCCAGtctggtggtgctgctggagCGAGAAGGACAGTACGTGCTTAGTCAGGAACTGATGCTTGAATCCGTACCGATGGCCTTCGAGGTGCTTAATTTCTGGGACACAGAGCGTGCTTCAGCGGTCGGATGTGTGCTGATATCGATGGGTAATTTCCTCGTATGGTACACAATGCGTGAACAGGCGGAATACCAGCTGGAAGAAGAATGGCGTTGGCCGCTACACAAGACTATTACGCAAATTAAGTTCTTCCGCCAAAAGGAGGTGGATGCACTGCTGCTAATAGGACGCCACCCGAACCGGTACGAATCCGTATCGGCGACCGTGTACGAATTTTCTTTTAACGAACGTCAGTTCTGGTTAATGCAGAAGCTTGGCTTGAAGCATCCTTGCCCATCGGTAGGACTTGTGTCCGCAGGGGAAGAGTATTTGGTAGCGTTTCCCCAAAATACTACGGTGGAAATGTATACGTTTCGAGTGGGTGATCAAAATCGGCGGAAGTTTAAGCCCGTGGGTAACTACACTTCGGAAGCGCTTCGATCGGTGTACGCATTTCAAATCGGACGCTATTCGTACATTGCAATCAGTGGTAAAACGCCGGCCGTTTTGCGATACAAGCGGGGCAAGTTTCACGAGCAAAAGATCCCCACAGAGTCTCTTGAAATAGTGGAAGCCTTTTTTGAGATACCGGCCAGAACGTACCGTGACGATATGATACTGCTGGTACAGCATCGCATGATATTTGCGACACACGAAATTCAACGATTGGAAGCGCTCGTATGGAATGGGGTATCGTTTGACCTGGCCACCAACATACCGTGCTTGGTCGAGAACGAGGTGATTGACAATGAGGTCAGCTGCATGTTGGACGTAGATCGAACGGACGGTTTGTTCGGTGCCGCGATTGTGCAGCGTGGAAAATCCATCTCTATCATTGTGCCTCGCCATGAGGCACATTCGAGCCTGTACCATTTATCGATCGAACTGCTCTCGGGTGAGCATCcgattttgatgaaaattcaaGAAATTAAGGAAACGATGGACGCATTTACGAAAATTATCGACTACCAGAATGCGGTTATTGAGCAAGCCGAATCGTACAAAGCGTTGATGGAGAGTGACCCTGTAGTACTAAAGCGACAAAACCTTAGCACGTTGGACACTCCTTTGGTGAGGTTTGCAGAGGGGTACGATCTATCCGCAACAAAGATAACCATTGGTCAAAATAGCTGGCGAGCTGCCGATTTTGAAGCGGACCTAGGCGCTACCGTTAAGACGGTACAAGATGTAGAACTGAGCGTTGATGCAATGCTGAGCGAATTGCAGTACAGTGTACGGCGCGATACTCGATCGCAAGATCTTCATATCAACGGTACGGTGCAGGTGACGGGAAAATTGTACGTGGATGGCGCGTTGCACGCAGACGATATGTACATCCAGAGATTCGAACACCCCCGAGCGGACCATTTCGCTCGATTTGGCCGTGATGTGGATGATAAAACATCAGCTGCAAAAGAACTGCACGTGAAAGAGCTGAGTGTAGAGCAGCTTTTTTTCGACCAGATCAACGGTATCCCTGCTGAAGAGTTGGTGTATAACGTTGACGGCAAGGTGAATCTCGATGGGGAATTGGTCATCGGTGGTGATCTCTACACGAACAGTGTGAACCTGCCCGAAGGTGGAACGGTCAATGGAATCGATTTAAGCGAATCCTTGATCTATTTCAACTGTAAGAACAGGCGTTGGAAAAACCTAACCCTAGATTCGCTGGAAGTTATCGATGATGTTCACGTTGCGAACAAAGTCAATGGAGTTCAAATAAATCTACAGGAAGCTGAAAGCTCGTTGCGCAAAGCAATCGATGAGGATGGACGTGTATTACGCACCAAGTCTTTGCACATTGAAGGTGACCTTAGCTTCGAACGTATCAATGGAGTTCCCTGGCAAACGTTTTTCAATGGGCTTGTTTTTAAGAACCGGCCAATGCGACTGGGACATCTGTACGTTGAAGGG AATGTAACACTCGCTAGTCAAACAACTGTACAGTTCTTAAACAAATTACGCTTTCCGGAGGATTATGTGTTGCGAACGGGACCGCGAGAAACGATCATAACAGGCCAGAAGCATTTTACAGGATTGCTAA CAATGGATGCACTTGATATCGATGGTTTCGTGAATGGTATCAATCCGTTTGATTTCATCACGCTACACGACGATCAGTACATCCCTGGTAAGGTGACTTTCGATTTGTTAGAAATTGAAGAATCGCTCGATGTTCGAGGTGCCGTGCACGGCAAACATATGGATAAGTTTCTCGATAATCCATCTATGTTGCAAACCACGATCCTAAAAGCGGCCTGTGAATTTAACGAGGTAGTTGTCCACGGACCTATTTACGTCGATCAGCTGGATGGATACGATTTGGATGAGTTCTTACAGAGCGTTGTGTACGTCGACGAACCGTACGTTGAAATTAACGCATCGAAACACTATCGCAACCTGCAGTTTTATGATCCGATCCGGATAGAATCGAACATGATTGGGGAGATACATCTGGATGAGCTACTGACCAAGAGCACGGATCAGACGGTCAACATAAGCATGGTGATGGGCAACGTGTTTTTCAACCGTGTACAGCTCGACGGACTGTTCGGTGGCATTAATGTGACGGAATGGGACACGAACTCGATCAAAGTGTTCGGTGATCAACACACGCAAGCGACAATAGAGTTCTGCCCTCAGTATTCTTTGCTGTACGCAAAGAACCTGGAGATACTGGGAACGCTTAATGGTCAAACGCGTGCTGAGTTCTACGATATGGATGAAGAAATCGTCTTTCACGATCAGTCCTTATACATAAGGGACGTTTATGCAAGTTATCTATCGCTGACAACAGGCAGTTTGATCGATGGTCCTTCGAAGATGTTAAACAACGTGCATCTACCAACGTTTGATGCGTACAGGTTCAGTTTAAGCCAACCGCAGACGTTTAATTATGACGTGCTTGTTGACACTCTGTATGTGAGCAAATCGTTTGCTACACGCTATCTGAATGAAGTGGACATTGTGCATTTGCAGGAAAATGTGGAAACTTATCTAAACGATGATTACATGCTTAGTGGTAAGCATGTGATCGATACACTGcatattgatggtagtgtggAAATCGGAATACTGAATGGAGTTGATTTTGCACAGTTTCTGAGTAACGTTATATGGCTGGACCAAACGAACGCTGTACCAAGCACATTACACTTCCTGCAACCGTTACAAATTCAGGGTGATGTGTTCGTGGGTGGAACATTGAATGAGATCCCATTAACAGCATTTTTGGACAACGTTGTTTACAAGAATGATGGTGCAGTAGTGGAGTTTACTGGATCAAAGCTTTTCACCCAAGGATTCGATGTGGTGGGTGATCTTAACGCACCTATAATTAATAACGTACCAGTGAAAGATTGCATACTTAAAAATGAATCCATCGCATTCCCTGGACATATCGTGACGCTCGGTAGAGTGTACGTTAAAGAAATGATCGTGACGGGAACCATCAACGGAAAATCATTTAAACCTATCGAAACGTACTATGCATACAACAATGTAACCGACACACATATCATTAAGGGCGATCTACATCTGCAAGGACATCAGATGGTCCACAATCTTGAAGCGCTCGGTGGTTGGAATGAGTTAATGAATGTGAGCCAAAAGCTTGTGTCGCTCGTTCGTACGAACCAGGATTATTACTTCAAGGGTCACTATGTGCTGCAGGAGGAAGTACATTTCAAACACGGATTTACGGTCGATTCCATCAACGGGTACAATATGACGAATGTACATAACGAAATCGTGTACTACGATCAGGAAGAACCGATCGTTTTCACCGAGCCGGTAGAATTTAGCGGTAAAGTGTGGGGAGGATCGTTACGTGTCCAAGGGGATTTGATCGGCAAAAACTTGATGGGAATCGATCCAGACGAACTTGCTAAACAAACTTTACTAGTGAATAAGGATTACGAAATCGTCG ATAAGATGGTATTTCTTCCGGGAGCCTTCAAATGTGATCATCTCATGGCCACGCATATCAACGGTTTGCCGACGAGCGCATTGATTACACTGCACACGGAACAGACCATCGAACATCCAGTTTTCGTGAAGCAAATCGTTGTCCACCATCCTCTGCTGGTGGAAGGTCTTGTCAACGGTCGGGATCTGCGCTTTGAACGTCAGAATACAGTCATG CGTTACGGTGAGCAAACGATCGAAGCTTCGTCTGTATTCAACACGATACGTGTGCTGAACAACGTCGTACTGCCAAACGTGCTAAATGGCGTTCCGTTTGGTGAACCGGTGCAACTGACCGACGACATGACTATCTCGTCTCCGTTGAGCTTTTACCAAATCGCTGCCAACGATGTGTACACCAGGGATACGATCGGCGGGATAGATTTCGATCAATGGTACGATCAAACGCTCTGGACGGATGGACGCGAACATCAGATGTATCGGGGTAAGCTTCGATCGCGTAAATTCGTTTTCCGCGACTCCATCCACGGTAACGGCACAATCAATGGATTAACTATTGACGCCATTGTGCGAAAATTGCATTCGGAGAAACAGATTGTCGAGGGTGAGCTAGCGAAACGGCGCGCAAACTATCGTACTTCTTGCCGCGAAACACAAGCACTCATCAATGGAACGCAGCGAGGTCTCTATTTCTTTAACTATTTCGTGCAACGGCAAACAATCCGCGAACAGCGCCCTATCCAATCGTTCTGGACGTTCCAGCACCAGGGAATTTATTTCCTCGGAATTAACTACGGCTGTGGTAGTAAGTTTTACCAATGGAATCCACAGGACAGAACGTTTGTCGGTTTGTTTAAAGTGCATACGGGATACATTTTCGAGTGGCATACGGTTGCCCGGGATGAGGAGAGTCTCTACCTGATAACACGGTCGGCGCCGACCGATGAGCATTGTAACGTGACGGGTTTATCGATATGGCAATTTAAGGGATTATCATTAGAGATGGTCAAGAACTTCCCAAATAAGGATGTCGACAGTATGTTCGTGGATCCTGCTACATTCGAACGATTCTACATCTTGGATCGAACGACCGTTCTTGAGTACGACCTCACGGGTAACGTGCAGGATGAATGGGATCTATCGCGTATCTTTGAGTCAGCTAGCTTTGTACCGTATACGCTCGGTGTTGGGCTGGCTTTATCCGACGGTAAACGGATCGCAATTCTCTCCCGGAAAGAAAGTACCGCAGCTTCCCGCCAAAAACGATCAAACAATGATCCGCACGTGAACCTGGCCTTATTCGCTTCCCCCATTAACATGTATAATCATATGCAGCGGAACAATTCGTACTACCGGACAGACGATACACCCGACGAATACTCACCAGACGTGGCATTACTTACCCAACCGGATCCGCTGAATGAGATTGGAGCGATGCAGGAAAGCAACGACACCGTCATTAAAATTCGCGAATTGGCAACGGATCTAGTCGAACCGCAACATCTTCCCGAACCACGGATAGCAAAAGCGGTACCGCTAGGACGCATCAGCACTACAGAAAATTATCACTTCCCGGATCCTGCCACCGGTGAGCTGGTTAGTCTGCACGTTGGCTTTAAGGGCGAAGCGAGACGTTTGCTCATCGCCGTCACGAACACGGTGAATACGATCGTCAAGGGTAAACACGACACTATCCGCATCTATAGCGACATACTGCAAGGTCATCTGTTCCAGATCATTTCCTGCTATCGGCCGTCACAGCTAACGGTGCTGGAAGTAAGGGATGAAACGATACTGgcatttttggaaaaccatCGAAAAGTACAGCTGTATACGTACCGTGGCAGGAAAGGGTTCGTTCAATGGAACAGCTTTAATCTAGCGTCGTCCGGCATTCAGATGGCAAGTGTGCAGTTACCGCAGGCACCGTTTTTCAAGTGTAATCTGCACTATCTGGCCATTGCGCTGAGCAGCAAGGAGCTGATGTTCCTCAAAGCCAAGACGCAGGGTGATTGTGGGATCAATCTGCAACTGGATTGTGGAGACGTCTAG